Proteins encoded by one window of Enterococcus saccharolyticus subsp. saccharolyticus:
- the ftsZ gene encoding cell division protein FtsZ, with amino-acid sequence MEFSIDNTINDGAVIKVIGVGGGGGNAVNRMIEENVKGVEFITVNTDVQALKNSKAETVIQLGPKYTRGLGAGSQPEVGQKAAEESEELIRESLEGADMVFITAGMGGGTGTGAAPIVASIAKELGALTVGVVTRPFTFEGPKRGRFAAEGIAKLKENVDTLLIISNNRLLEVVDKKTPMLEAFREADNVLRQGVQGISDLITAPGYVNLDFADVKTVMENQGTALMGIGVATGEERVIEATKKAISSPLLETSIEGAEQVLLNITGGLDMTLFEAQDASDIVAGASAGDVNIILGTSINEELGDEIRVTVIATGIDPSKRENKPARARQNQVQATPQRPVFEMEQAKPTEQEETAATFGDWDIRKEQNVRPKIDETQFESIEKKDFDTFSREETKSNDDELNTPPFFRRKR; translated from the coding sequence ATGGAATTCTCAATTGATAATACAATCAATGACGGCGCAGTAATTAAAGTTATCGGTGTCGGCGGCGGTGGCGGAAACGCTGTAAACCGTATGATTGAAGAAAACGTAAAAGGTGTTGAATTTATTACAGTTAACACTGACGTTCAAGCTTTAAAAAATTCAAAAGCCGAAACAGTTATCCAATTAGGCCCTAAATATACTCGTGGTCTAGGTGCTGGTTCTCAACCAGAAGTTGGACAAAAAGCAGCAGAAGAAAGTGAAGAGTTAATTCGTGAATCATTAGAAGGCGCTGATATGGTCTTCATCACTGCTGGTATGGGTGGCGGAACTGGTACAGGTGCTGCGCCAATCGTTGCAAGCATTGCAAAAGAATTAGGTGCATTAACTGTTGGTGTTGTGACACGTCCATTTACTTTTGAAGGTCCGAAACGTGGCCGTTTTGCAGCAGAAGGTATTGCAAAATTAAAAGAAAACGTAGATACATTACTAATCATTTCTAATAACCGTTTATTAGAAGTTGTTGACAAGAAAACACCTATGTTGGAAGCTTTCCGTGAAGCAGATAACGTATTACGTCAAGGCGTACAAGGTATTTCTGACTTAATCACTGCTCCTGGTTACGTAAACTTGGACTTTGCTGATGTGAAGACAGTTATGGAAAACCAAGGAACAGCATTAATGGGTATTGGTGTTGCGACTGGTGAAGAGCGTGTCATCGAAGCTACGAAGAAAGCTATTTCTTCTCCATTGTTAGAAACTTCTATTGAAGGTGCAGAACAAGTCTTATTAAACATCACAGGTGGTTTAGATATGACGTTATTCGAAGCACAAGATGCTTCTGATATTGTTGCTGGTGCTTCAGCTGGTGATGTGAATATTATCTTAGGTACTTCAATCAATGAAGAACTAGGTGATGAAATTCGCGTAACGGTTATTGCAACAGGTATTGACCCATCAAAACGTGAAAATAAACCAGCTCGTGCAAGACAAAATCAAGTTCAAGCTACGCCTCAAAGACCAGTTTTTGAAATGGAACAAGCAAAACCTACTGAACAAGAAGAAACTGCTGCGACATTTGGTGATTGGGACATTCGTAAAGAACAAAATGTTCGTCCAAAAATTGATGAAACACAATTTGAATCTATTGAAAAGAAAGATTTTGATACTTTCAGTCGTGAAGAAACAAAATCAAATGACGATGAGTTAAATACACCACCATTTTTCCGTCGTAAAAGATAA
- the ftsA gene encoding cell division protein FtsA, translating to MAKTGMHVGLDIGTTSVKVVVAEYIEGQMNIIGVGNAKSEGINRGIIVDIDKTVKAIQRAVRQAEEKAGIQIHNVSVGVPANLLEVENCQGMIAVSSQSREISNEDVRNVASAAMVRSIPPERQIITIIPQEFTVDGFEGIKDPRGMIGVRLEMLGVVFTGPKTIVHNIRKCVEKAGLNLSEMVITPLALTETVLSDGEKDFGTTVIDIGGGQTTVAVMHDKQLKFTNVNQEGGEFVTKDISTVLNTSFNNAEALKINYGDAYPERTSASEEFPVDVIGKSEPVKIDERYLSEIIEARMEQIFTKAKDVLDEIEALELPGGIVLTGGAASLPGIVELAQEVFGVNVKLYVPNHMGLRNPVFTNVISIVDYSANLSEVYQMAKSAVTGEKVVLDRPAAVQQEPVYEQPQYETEEVTYQEPVATEKSANEGFTSKVKNFFSNIFD from the coding sequence ATGGCAAAAACGGGAATGCATGTTGGTCTAGATATTGGTACGACTTCTGTAAAAGTGGTTGTAGCAGAATATATTGAAGGTCAAATGAACATTATTGGTGTAGGAAATGCGAAATCAGAAGGAATTAATCGTGGGATTATTGTTGATATTGACAAAACTGTAAAAGCCATTCAGCGTGCAGTGCGCCAAGCTGAAGAAAAAGCAGGAATTCAAATCCACAATGTAAGTGTTGGTGTACCAGCAAATCTTTTAGAAGTAGAAAATTGTCAAGGGATGATTGCGGTAAGTAGTCAATCAAGAGAAATTTCAAACGAAGATGTACGTAATGTAGCTTCAGCAGCTATGGTACGCTCAATTCCTCCTGAAAGACAAATCATCACAATTATTCCACAAGAGTTTACAGTGGACGGCTTTGAAGGAATTAAAGATCCTCGCGGCATGATCGGTGTGCGTTTAGAAATGTTAGGTGTTGTCTTTACTGGGCCAAAAACAATCGTGCATAACATCCGTAAATGTGTCGAAAAAGCGGGATTAAATTTAAGCGAAATGGTTATCACGCCATTAGCATTAACTGAAACAGTTCTTTCTGACGGCGAGAAAGATTTCGGTACAACAGTTATCGATATCGGTGGTGGACAAACAACTGTTGCTGTAATGCATGACAAACAATTGAAATTTACGAATGTGAATCAAGAAGGTGGCGAATTTGTCACAAAAGATATCTCAACTGTCTTGAATACATCATTTAATAATGCAGAAGCATTGAAAATTAACTATGGTGATGCTTATCCAGAACGTACTTCTGCCAGCGAAGAATTTCCGGTAGACGTTATTGGTAAGTCAGAACCAGTAAAAATCGACGAACGTTATCTTTCTGAAATTATCGAAGCGCGTATGGAACAAATTTTTACCAAAGCAAAAGATGTTTTAGATGAGATTGAAGCTTTAGAACTACCTGGTGGTATCGTATTAACTGGTGGTGCAGCAAGCCTACCTGGTATTGTAGAACTAGCGCAAGAAGTATTTGGTGTTAACGTCAAATTATACGTACCAAACCACATGGGCTTACGCAATCCAGTTTTCACAAATGTTATTAGTATTGTTGATTACTCAGCAAACTTAAGTGAAGTTTACCAAATGGCGAAAAGCGCTGTTACTGGTGAAAAAGTTGTCTTAGATCGTCCGGCAGCTGTTCAACAAGAACCAGTCTACGAACAACCACAATATGAAACAGAAGAAGTTACTTATCAAGAGCCTGTCGCAACAGAAAAATCAGCGAATGAAGGATTTACAAGTAAAGTGAAAAACTTCTTTTCTAACATTTTCGATTAA
- a CDS encoding cell division protein FtsQ/DivIB — protein sequence MELEEEEELEDLEEIEEVTEEEIDERVSFADRLPKIKEYRSKKLYQRLILLILLFLIPLLGTLYYISPLSKVADITVVGNQKVPAESILNESNLKRDESLWTQFLNRRQTVKQIKEKAPRVEDASIRIVHWNQLQISVTEYQEVAWLVKGKEYLPILASGYVIQEPQKEAGQDKVIFEGFTDEKVILRTLRAYDNLPKEIQEGISQVKYAPSKSNDQLLNLYMNDGNQVIVNISNMSSQMKYYPQVAKEMDEKGVIDMEVGIFAYPYQTSESTTETTAVEKE from the coding sequence ATGGAATTGGAAGAGGAAGAAGAACTCGAAGATTTAGAAGAAATAGAGGAAGTTACTGAAGAAGAGATTGATGAACGGGTCTCTTTTGCTGATCGTCTCCCAAAAATAAAAGAATATCGTAGTAAAAAACTGTATCAACGGTTGATTCTGTTAATTCTTTTATTTCTAATCCCTTTGTTAGGTACATTGTATTACATCTCACCTTTAAGTAAAGTTGCCGATATTACAGTTGTTGGCAATCAAAAAGTACCAGCAGAATCAATTTTAAATGAGTCTAATTTAAAGCGTGATGAAAGTCTATGGACACAATTTTTAAATCGTAGACAAACAGTGAAACAAATTAAAGAGAAAGCACCTCGCGTAGAAGACGCAAGCATTCGAATTGTTCATTGGAATCAATTACAAATCAGTGTCACCGAATATCAAGAAGTTGCTTGGTTAGTCAAAGGGAAAGAATACTTGCCAATTTTAGCAAGTGGTTATGTCATTCAAGAACCTCAAAAAGAAGCTGGTCAGGATAAAGTGATTTTTGAAGGATTTACCGATGAGAAAGTTATTTTACGGACATTACGAGCGTACGATAACTTACCAAAAGAAATTCAAGAAGGCATTTCACAAGTGAAATATGCACCATCAAAAAGTAATGACCAATTATTGAATCTTTACATGAATGATGGCAATCAAGTCATCGTCAATATTTCAAATATGTCTAGCCAAATGAAATACTACCCACAAGTTGCTAAAGAGATGGATGAAAAAGGGGTTATTGACATGGAAGTCGGCATTTTTGCTTACCCATATCAAACTTCTGAATCAACAACTGAAACAACTGCAGTCGAAAAAGAATAA